One window of the Rhodothermales bacterium genome contains the following:
- a CDS encoding TerB family tellurite resistance protein — MSRDHRLEDLAAVFVGLAHGADGSMHFLEFTQIADHLIRWKDPGDETDVLELVDETVARHSPPFVLRAVERLAKTMSERELRAVMEDLSQLALADRKFLREEAEYIVWVANHWKITDSGVGGGAFSSVLRAAWAGL, encoded by the coding sequence ATGAGCCGGGACCATCGCCTGGAGGATCTTGCAGCCGTGTTCGTGGGACTTGCCCACGGAGCAGACGGCAGCATGCACTTCCTGGAATTTACGCAGATCGCAGACCACCTCATTCGCTGGAAGGATCCCGGCGACGAAACCGACGTGTTGGAGCTGGTCGACGAGACGGTTGCGCGGCACTCACCGCCGTTTGTGCTCCGGGCCGTGGAGCGTCTGGCGAAAACCATGTCCGAGCGCGAGCTTCGGGCCGTCATGGAGGACCTCTCCCAGTTGGCGCTCGCCGACCGCAAATTTCTCCGGGAAGAAGCCGAATACATAGTCTGGGTGGCCAACCACTGGAAGATCACCGACTCCGGGGTCGGGGGAGGGGCGTTTTCATCCGTCCTGCGAGCTGCCTGGGCAGGACTTTAA
- a CDS encoding sulfatase, whose amino-acid sequence MPASAPLRPLAFAALLLLCASCAPQSPSPPNILFIFSDDHARQAVSAYGSKINRTPHIDRLASEGLLFTNCLVTNSICAPSRATVLTGKYSHANGQITNVESFDGAQMTFPKLLQEIGYETAMIGKWHLKSAPTGFDHWQVLIGQGPYYNPPIRTATDTTIVEGYTSDIITDLALDWLDQRADDSPFLLMYQHKAPHRNWSPGPDHLDDYADLDVPMPESFYDDYQGGRTVAAERSVMRIADNLNGHDLKITPPGNLTDAQLERWNQSYGPRNDAVREADLSGDALVNWKYQRYVKDYLRSVQSLDDNIGRVLDYLDESGLAENTLVIYASDQGWYLGEHGWYDKRWMYEPSLRTPFIARWPGTIAPGSVSDALVSNVDFAPTFLSAAGVAIPEAMHGRSLLPVFEAAESGGQQPNLQAMELIEATRPGAAVPIYETPPDPMATFTTPSGWRGSFYYHYYEFPGWHCVRRHYGVRTDRYKLIHFYTLDDWELFDLQADPDELVNQYHNPDFSDIRSELETELQRLRVELNVPDDVRPDGEAECTVGGVGWEGYADE is encoded by the coding sequence ATGCCCGCTTCCGCCCCCCTCCGACCGCTTGCGTTCGCCGCTCTGCTTCTACTGTGTGCTTCCTGTGCGCCGCAGAGCCCATCGCCCCCGAACATTCTGTTCATCTTCAGCGATGACCACGCCCGGCAGGCCGTCTCCGCGTACGGCTCCAAGATCAACCGCACGCCGCATATTGACCGGCTTGCCTCCGAGGGGCTGCTGTTCACAAACTGCCTGGTCACGAACTCGATCTGTGCGCCCAGCCGGGCCACCGTGCTTACCGGCAAGTACTCGCACGCAAACGGTCAGATCACCAACGTGGAGTCCTTTGACGGGGCACAGATGACGTTCCCGAAGCTGTTGCAGGAGATCGGTTACGAAACCGCCATGATCGGCAAGTGGCACCTCAAGTCGGCGCCGACCGGGTTCGATCACTGGCAGGTGCTCATCGGGCAGGGACCGTACTACAATCCGCCCATTCGCACAGCTACCGACACCACAATTGTCGAGGGCTACACGTCCGACATCATCACGGATCTTGCTCTCGACTGGCTGGACCAGCGCGCGGACGACAGTCCCTTCCTCTTGATGTACCAACACAAGGCGCCACATCGCAACTGGTCGCCCGGCCCGGACCATCTGGATGACTACGCGGACCTGGACGTGCCCATGCCTGAGTCGTTCTACGACGACTATCAGGGTGGCAGAACCGTCGCGGCGGAGCGTTCGGTGATGCGCATCGCCGACAACCTGAACGGGCATGACCTCAAGATCACGCCGCCGGGCAACCTGACGGATGCTCAACTGGAGCGCTGGAATCAATCCTATGGTCCCCGGAATGACGCCGTTCGGGAGGCTGATCTTTCGGGCGATGCGCTCGTCAACTGGAAATACCAGCGCTATGTGAAAGACTACCTGCGCTCCGTCCAGAGTCTGGATGACAACATCGGACGCGTGCTGGACTATCTGGACGAGTCCGGGCTGGCGGAGAATACACTGGTTATCTACGCATCAGACCAGGGCTGGTACCTGGGCGAACACGGCTGGTACGACAAGCGATGGATGTATGAACCGTCCCTGCGTACGCCCTTCATTGCGCGGTGGCCCGGGACCATTGCTCCCGGGTCGGTGAGCGACGCGCTGGTCTCGAATGTGGACTTTGCGCCGACCTTTCTCTCGGCTGCCGGTGTGGCGATTCCTGAGGCCATGCACGGTCGCAGCTTGCTTCCGGTCTTTGAGGCGGCCGAATCCGGGGGGCAGCAACCGAACCTGCAGGCGATGGAGTTGATCGAGGCTACACGCCCGGGGGCGGCCGTCCCGATCTACGAGACCCCGCCCGATCCGATGGCCACATTTACGACACCCAGCGGGTGGCGCGGCAGCTTCTACTATCACTACTACGAGTTCCCTGGATGGCACTGTGTACGTCGTCATTACGGGGTGCGCACGGACCGGTACAAGCTGATCCATTTCTACACGCTGGACGACTGGGAGCTGTTTGACTTGCAGGCGGACCCCGACGAACTCGTGAACCAGTACCACAATCCGGACTTTTCGGACATCAGAAGCGAACTCGAAACGGAGCTGCAACGACTGCGGGTCGAATTGAACGTACCCGATGATGTCCGACCGGACGGCGAAGCCGAGTGTACAGTAGGCGGCGTCGGCTGGGAGGGCTACGCCGATGAGTAA
- a CDS encoding T9SS type A sorting domain-containing protein has translation MRGLLILIVLSIVAVVDSAGQIVVRDRFDRDIGSRAIRLIDWEGQIANPAVEFSLEVPEDWLPATVQIAGSNQRLHFADRRFPNAEPNTMTDTGPKLTLQLRKGEVSDPVLVAIWPDRDTRDEAHSLWIGVHTASDGLKSMVVPIVVDDQDRERDLDFQVTLSTVHDKTAFYTNPGVRFETQQAADDWAYFLSDNGLDEVQRGSSRSWIWNPDGFLSGYWVTNDVSYQGFLLYAWGMQNVGLYSGGAASGRFQTRRGWPINLAAAGHVAMEMRGNRNLLGWAFYTNENDWWKNDNHPRGMVDFHSQVHHQIGHALFFSSGHTRWQQLQSLGGSTAARVIDYLGGPAIVDRYDHIYDQGNEAYIVDPASRRGVFGSELASGRGIMAPKRWIITKTDLLMAEDVGYELRNTSPFHELAIAAEVELTARALSYSAQPVSGGVPDYLVEIISGSLPPGLSLNPFTGEVSGVPMGGDATVTLRVTDQIGKSVEGQVTIRTASVLATQASELPRSTSLSNYPNPFAERTVVQFNVAEAGPVSLTVHDMQGREVARLVDGFRGATTHEVVLEASGLAPGVYLTRLVTTRSVETGTLTVVR, from the coding sequence ATGCGGGGCCTCCTGATCCTGATTGTCCTCAGCATCGTCGCTGTCGTTGACAGCGCGGGCCAGATTGTTGTGCGCGATCGGTTTGACCGGGACATCGGATCGCGCGCCATCCGGCTGATTGATTGGGAAGGCCAGATTGCCAACCCGGCCGTGGAGTTCTCGCTGGAGGTGCCCGAGGATTGGCTGCCCGCGACCGTCCAGATTGCCGGCAGCAATCAGCGCCTGCATTTCGCGGATCGGCGATTTCCGAATGCGGAGCCTAACACCATGACGGATACGGGCCCGAAGCTGACTCTGCAGCTGCGAAAGGGCGAGGTCAGCGATCCCGTGCTGGTGGCCATCTGGCCGGACCGCGACACCCGGGACGAGGCGCACTCGCTCTGGATTGGTGTGCATACAGCGTCCGATGGCCTCAAGTCGATGGTGGTGCCGATCGTGGTAGACGATCAGGACCGGGAGCGTGACCTGGACTTCCAAGTGACGCTGTCCACCGTGCACGACAAGACCGCGTTCTACACAAACCCCGGAGTGCGCTTCGAGACGCAGCAGGCCGCCGACGACTGGGCCTACTTCCTCTCCGACAACGGCCTGGATGAGGTCCAGCGCGGAAGTTCACGCAGCTGGATCTGGAATCCTGACGGTTTTCTGTCTGGCTACTGGGTGACAAATGATGTCTCGTATCAGGGCTTTCTGCTCTATGCCTGGGGCATGCAAAACGTGGGGTTGTATTCCGGCGGCGCGGCCTCCGGGCGATTCCAGACCCGTCGCGGATGGCCGATCAACCTGGCCGCCGCAGGGCATGTAGCCATGGAGATGCGCGGCAACCGCAACCTGCTGGGCTGGGCCTTCTACACGAACGAGAACGATTGGTGGAAGAACGACAACCACCCCCGGGGCATGGTCGACTTCCACTCGCAGGTGCATCACCAGATCGGGCACGCCCTGTTCTTCAGTTCCGGCCACACCCGATGGCAACAGTTGCAGTCGCTCGGCGGATCGACCGCGGCGCGCGTGATCGACTACCTCGGTGGGCCGGCGATTGTGGACCGGTATGACCATATCTATGACCAGGGCAACGAGGCCTACATCGTGGATCCGGCCAGCCGGCGCGGCGTGTTCGGATCTGAGCTGGCGAGCGGGCGTGGCATCATGGCGCCCAAGCGGTGGATCATCACCAAGACCGACCTGCTGATGGCCGAGGACGTGGGGTACGAACTGCGGAATACCTCACCGTTTCACGAGCTGGCCATCGCCGCTGAGGTGGAACTGACCGCCCGAGCGCTCTCCTACAGTGCGCAGCCGGTGTCGGGGGGCGTGCCCGACTACCTGGTTGAAATCATCTCGGGCTCCCTGCCGCCAGGGCTCTCTTTGAACCCGTTCACGGGCGAAGTGTCCGGCGTGCCGATGGGAGGCGACGCGACGGTGACCCTGCGCGTTACCGACCAAATCGGCAAGAGTGTCGAAGGGCAGGTCACCATTCGCACCGCATCGGTCCTGGCGACGCAGGCTTCGGAGCTGCCACGGAGTACATCGCTCAGCAACTACCCGAATCCGTTTGCAGAACGCACCGTCGTGCAGTTCAATGTGGCCGAGGCCGGGCCGGTCTCACTGACCGTGCACGACATGCAGGGTCGGGAGGTTGCCAGGCTGGTCGATGGGTTCCGGGGCGCCACGACGCATGAAGTGGTTCTGGAAGCGTCCGGACTGGCGCCCGGGGTTTACCTGACCCGCCTCGTGACCACGCGGTCCGTCGAAACGGGCACGCTGACGGTGGTCCGGTAA
- a CDS encoding DUF3299 domain-containing protein, translated as MKRLASLLSLVLLATTASAQKVVDWNSLAEVTYAEVESESDGTTWVPEFPQAVSDLNGTKVRVSGYMIPLDFTEVQTSFLISAMPGDGCYFHMPGGPETIVYIEAPKGADFSYGTVEMEGTLELLKDDPYGLLYQIKDAKPVEK; from the coding sequence ATGAAACGCCTAGCCTCACTCCTGAGCCTCGTCCTTCTGGCCACCACGGCATCTGCCCAAAAGGTGGTCGACTGGAATTCCCTGGCCGAAGTGACCTATGCGGAAGTGGAGTCCGAGTCAGATGGCACGACGTGGGTCCCGGAATTTCCGCAGGCAGTTTCCGACCTCAACGGCACCAAGGTCCGCGTCTCCGGATACATGATCCCGCTAGACTTCACCGAGGTGCAGACCAGCTTTCTGATCAGCGCCATGCCGGGAGACGGCTGTTACTTCCACATGCCCGGTGGTCCAGAGACGATCGTTTATATCGAGGCTCCGAAGGGTGCGGATTTCAGCTACGGCACGGTGGAGATGGAGGGCACGCTGGAACTGCTCAAGGACGACCCGTACGGCTTGCTGTACCAGATCAAGGACGCGAAGCCGGTCGAAAAGTAG
- a CDS encoding ABC transporter permease, with amino-acid sequence MNLFRLSVSYMRQRTLATLLNVVVLALGVATIVVLLIVSTQVRDNLSRNSTGIDLVVGAKGSPLQLILSAVYHIDAPAGNIPIDEAQRVMNDRGVELAIPMALGDSYEGFRLVGSTLDYPAHYEATPAEGRFWEAEEEATIGARVAAQTGLAVGDTFESLHGLSGEGEEHENAPIEVVGILAETGTVMDQLILTSIETIWHVHGIEGHEHAAEAAEHDAGHEGHDAENAPAAESSRTSRPGPGGPRSPEAPEPEYTALLIQYSSPMAAAAFPRWVNTETDLQAAAPAYETARLFNLLGVGFDALRIFGMVLVLAALLSVFVALINALKERRYDLAMMRSLGASRTRLMAHVLLEGQLLAGMGALLGLAVGHAAAVMLASAFEESRGMAIDGSTFVPGEGMVVLLILGAGLVASLIPAIQAYRTDISSVLADT; translated from the coding sequence ATGAATCTGTTCCGACTGAGTGTTTCCTACATGCGCCAGCGCACGCTGGCGACTTTGCTCAACGTGGTTGTGCTGGCACTGGGTGTGGCGACCATTGTGGTGCTGCTCATCGTCAGTACACAGGTCCGAGACAATCTGTCCCGCAACTCAACGGGCATTGACCTGGTGGTCGGTGCGAAAGGCAGTCCCCTGCAACTCATCCTGTCGGCCGTCTATCACATAGACGCACCGGCCGGTAACATCCCGATCGATGAGGCACAGCGTGTGATGAACGACAGGGGTGTGGAGTTGGCCATTCCGATGGCCCTTGGGGATTCGTATGAGGGCTTTCGACTCGTTGGTTCGACGCTTGACTATCCTGCTCATTACGAAGCAACCCCGGCGGAGGGGCGGTTCTGGGAAGCCGAAGAAGAAGCCACAATTGGTGCGCGGGTAGCCGCTCAAACCGGGCTTGCCGTCGGGGACACCTTTGAGAGCCTGCACGGGCTGAGTGGGGAAGGGGAAGAGCACGAGAATGCCCCAATCGAGGTGGTGGGGATTCTTGCCGAGACCGGCACCGTGATGGACCAGCTGATCCTCACGAGTATCGAGACCATCTGGCATGTGCACGGAATCGAAGGGCACGAGCATGCCGCAGAGGCTGCCGAGCACGATGCAGGACATGAAGGGCACGACGCCGAGAACGCGCCCGCGGCGGAGTCGAGCCGTACTTCGCGACCTGGCCCGGGTGGTCCGCGGTCTCCGGAGGCCCCTGAACCCGAGTACACGGCGCTCCTGATCCAATACTCCTCTCCAATGGCCGCCGCCGCATTTCCGCGATGGGTCAACACCGAGACCGACCTGCAGGCGGCCGCTCCGGCCTACGAGACCGCGCGCCTGTTCAACCTGCTCGGGGTGGGGTTCGACGCCCTGCGCATTTTCGGGATGGTGCTCGTACTGGCGGCCCTCCTGAGCGTGTTTGTGGCGCTGATCAATGCGCTGAAAGAGCGGCGATACGATCTGGCCATGATGCGCTCACTGGGCGCTTCCAGGACGCGACTGATGGCGCACGTCCTGTTGGAGGGGCAGCTGCTGGCCGGAATGGGAGCATTGCTGGGGCTGGCGGTAGGGCACGCCGCGGCAGTGATGCTCGCGTCCGCATTCGAGGAGAGTCGCGGGATGGCCATTGACGGATCGACATTCGTTCCAGGTGAGGGCATGGTGGTTCTCCTGATTCTTGGCGCCGGTCTCGTGGCCTCACTGATTCCGGCTATTCAGGCCTACCGCACCGACATCTCGTCTGTGCTGGCTGATACCTGA
- a CDS encoding ABC transporter ATP-binding protein: MFRINGLRHRYGSELVLELDVFDGDQGSRHLVLGSSGSGKTTLLHVMAGLRRPTEGNVVVAGQDLTALQGHDLDRFRGRHIGIVFQRMHLFATLTVEDNLLMAPFMAGLPQKRDRAHEVLESLDMRHKASAYPRQLSQGQRQRVAIARAVMNHPEVLIADEPTASLDDERATKVLQLLIGQAAANNATLIVATHDNRIASEFESRLVLRAGAEVAA, encoded by the coding sequence ATGTTTCGAATCAACGGGCTCCGGCATCGATACGGAAGCGAGCTGGTGCTGGAGCTTGATGTCTTCGACGGAGACCAAGGCTCCCGGCATTTGGTTCTGGGCTCTTCAGGCAGCGGTAAGACGACGCTGCTCCATGTGATGGCCGGACTTCGGCGACCCACCGAGGGCAACGTCGTGGTTGCAGGGCAGGACCTGACCGCCCTCCAGGGCCATGACCTGGATCGATTTCGGGGACGCCACATCGGGATCGTCTTTCAGCGCATGCACCTGTTCGCCACGTTGACCGTGGAGGACAACCTGCTCATGGCCCCGTTCATGGCCGGTCTGCCGCAAAAGCGGGATCGTGCGCACGAGGTGCTTGAAAGCCTCGACATGCGCCACAAAGCTTCAGCCTACCCGCGTCAATTGTCGCAGGGTCAGCGGCAGCGAGTCGCGATCGCCCGGGCCGTCATGAACCACCCGGAGGTTCTTATCGCAGACGAGCCGACTGCCAGCCTGGACGATGAGCGAGCCACAAAAGTGCTGCAGCTACTGATTGGCCAGGCGGCGGCCAACAATGCCACGCTTATCGTCGCCACGCACGACAACCGCATTGCTTCTGAGTTCGAAAGCCGACTGGTTCTGCGGGCCGGTGCGGAGGTGGCGGCATGA
- a CDS encoding amidohydrolase family protein → MSRLVVLLLVLLIAVPLQAQDLVLHAGRLLAIPGETDATNQTVVVQNGRITSVMDGFVSASDAGLPDAKVVNLREHTVMPGFMDMHTHLTGERDPERNPHAWTTKMDGDVLLESLPYLERTLMAGFTTVRNTGANHEIILPLKRGVEAGHIVGPRIVAAAGGITPTGGHGELHGYREDILHAVNNSVGVCDGADDCRRAARALIKRGADWIKITATGGVLSNTAAGLGQQLMDDELVAIVEAAASMGRKVAAHAHQAEGINAALRAGVASIEHGSYADDESVQLFQETGAYLVPTLYAGVHLLEEMEVNDNIPPPILAKINEVIPNVKASFQRSLAGGVNIAFGTDCGVCPHGKNAREFELMVEYGMEPIAAIRSATVMTARLLDRTHDLGTIQAGKIADIVAVAGDPTADITVLKSVDFVMKDGMVYKAPE, encoded by the coding sequence ATGTCTCGCCTGGTTGTCCTGCTCCTTGTTCTCCTGATCGCCGTGCCTCTGCAGGCCCAGGACCTTGTCCTGCATGCCGGTCGCCTGCTCGCCATCCCCGGGGAGACCGACGCCACGAACCAGACGGTGGTCGTGCAGAACGGCCGAATCACGTCCGTGATGGATGGATTCGTCTCTGCCTCTGACGCCGGTCTGCCAGACGCGAAGGTGGTCAATCTCCGGGAGCACACGGTGATGCCCGGCTTCATGGATATGCACACCCACCTGACGGGTGAGCGCGATCCGGAGCGCAATCCGCACGCATGGACCACCAAGATGGACGGCGACGTGCTCCTTGAGTCCCTGCCGTATCTGGAGCGCACGCTCATGGCCGGGTTCACTACGGTGCGCAACACCGGCGCCAACCATGAGATCATCCTGCCGCTCAAGCGTGGCGTCGAGGCCGGCCACATTGTCGGTCCGCGCATCGTGGCTGCTGCCGGAGGCATCACGCCGACAGGCGGGCACGGCGAGCTGCATGGCTACCGCGAGGATATCCTCCATGCCGTGAACAACAGCGTAGGCGTCTGCGACGGTGCCGACGATTGCCGCCGGGCTGCGCGTGCCTTGATCAAGCGCGGGGCAGACTGGATCAAGATCACGGCCACTGGAGGCGTGCTTTCCAACACCGCTGCCGGCCTCGGCCAGCAATTGATGGACGATGAGCTCGTCGCCATTGTCGAGGCGGCGGCGTCCATGGGGCGCAAGGTCGCAGCGCATGCGCACCAGGCTGAAGGAATCAACGCGGCGCTAAGGGCGGGCGTGGCGTCCATTGAGCATGGCTCGTACGCCGATGACGAGTCTGTGCAGCTGTTCCAGGAGACCGGTGCGTATCTGGTGCCGACGCTCTATGCCGGGGTGCACCTGCTGGAGGAGATGGAGGTGAATGACAACATCCCACCGCCCATCCTGGCCAAGATCAATGAGGTGATTCCGAACGTGAAGGCTTCCTTTCAGCGGTCGCTGGCGGGCGGAGTCAACATTGCGTTCGGCACCGACTGCGGCGTGTGTCCCCACGGCAAGAATGCGCGGGAGTTCGAGCTGATGGTGGAGTACGGCATGGAGCCCATCGCCGCCATCCGATCCGCGACCGTGATGACGGCCCGGCTGCTTGATCGCACGCACGACCTCGGTACCATTCAGGCCGGCAAGATTGCGGACATCGTGGCCGTGGCCGGCGACCCGACGGCGGACATCACGGTGCTGAAGTCCGTGGACTTCGTGATGAAGGACGGGATGGTGTACAAGGCGCCGGAGTAG
- a CDS encoding ABC transporter permease, which produces MFLTHFRMALRHLRKHAYYTGLNLLGLGLGLASVLLIGMYVRHELSYDRFHEAADRIYRVAKFEPVSSYLGNNGFAVTPAPLEPELEAQFPGVEAATQVQRWTSAMSSGSVRSDESGLAATPGFFEVFSFELEETEASEPLSAPGNVVLTRSLAEKLFGAEPAVGKVLSAAGEADLTVVGVMEDVPATSHLKFDFVVSMSSDRWHTRNLERGEWDSSNYVTYVRLHAGASVPEFERQLGGLAREKLAGLSYYQENPDRISSYFAQPLTRIHLHSRLNFELGRNGNASVVMLFGTIGLLILLLAAFNYINLATAKALTRIREAGVRKALGASRGQLVRQFLAESVVLSMAALVLAAVAVEMALPWFGEVSGRALGWGQAGPASVLVLLGLGLAVGVAAGGYPALVLASADPKRMMVGSGTTGARSRLRNALVVAQFAVAVGLIAGALVVERQLGFIQNAALGVDREHLVVVPMRNDDIRERYETVREELMRSPAIVDVTASRSNPTNIISQSGATGWEGAEEGQRIEVYNSPVAPNFTEVLGIRVVEGQALNAPGVPRAGMLINEEMKRQLGWDVAVGRNFEFQGMELTVAGVMEDFNFLPYRQQLAPLAVYQSTRWVSQFLIRIQGQQTEEALAHIGEVVSASAPEYPFTYRFLDDAYDAMYQSERRLGDLFAVFTLLALVIACLGLVGLASFAAARRNKEMSVRKVLGASALGIVALLSRDFLALIAISLGIGLPVAWYFASDWLEGFAYRAPLGVGVFALAAVAVLVLGLASVAWQSVRVARSNAAEMLRTE; this is translated from the coding sequence ATGTTCCTGACCCACTTTCGGATGGCGCTCCGCCATCTTCGGAAACACGCTTACTACACCGGACTGAATCTGCTGGGCTTGGGCCTTGGCCTTGCAAGCGTACTCCTTATCGGGATGTACGTGCGCCACGAACTGTCGTACGACCGCTTTCATGAGGCTGCCGACCGGATCTACCGGGTAGCCAAGTTTGAACCCGTGTCCAGCTATCTGGGCAACAACGGCTTTGCGGTTACACCGGCACCGCTCGAGCCAGAGTTGGAGGCGCAGTTCCCGGGTGTGGAAGCGGCCACGCAAGTTCAGCGGTGGACGTCCGCCATGTCTTCCGGTTCGGTGCGCTCGGATGAGTCCGGACTGGCCGCGACACCGGGCTTCTTTGAGGTGTTCAGTTTTGAGCTGGAGGAGACGGAGGCTTCAGAGCCGCTGTCGGCACCCGGCAATGTGGTGTTGACGCGCTCGTTGGCCGAAAAGCTGTTCGGCGCAGAACCGGCAGTTGGCAAGGTCCTGAGCGCGGCTGGAGAGGCTGACCTCACGGTTGTGGGCGTCATGGAGGACGTGCCCGCGACCAGCCATCTGAAGTTCGACTTCGTGGTTTCCATGTCGTCCGACCGATGGCACACCCGGAACCTGGAGCGCGGCGAGTGGGACAGCAGCAATTACGTGACCTACGTCAGGCTGCATGCCGGTGCCTCGGTGCCGGAGTTTGAGCGGCAGCTCGGCGGACTGGCCAGGGAGAAGCTGGCCGGACTCTCCTACTACCAGGAGAATCCAGACCGCATTTCCAGCTACTTCGCCCAGCCGCTGACGCGCATCCACCTGCACTCCAGGCTGAACTTCGAGTTGGGTCGCAATGGCAACGCATCGGTCGTGATGCTTTTCGGAACCATCGGCCTCTTGATTCTGCTGCTGGCGGCGTTCAACTACATCAATCTGGCCACGGCCAAGGCACTGACCCGGATCCGAGAGGCGGGCGTTCGCAAGGCCCTGGGAGCATCCCGGGGGCAGCTGGTACGGCAGTTTCTGGCCGAATCCGTCGTGCTCTCGATGGCAGCGCTGGTTCTGGCCGCGGTGGCCGTCGAGATGGCGCTGCCCTGGTTTGGGGAAGTTTCAGGCCGGGCTCTGGGCTGGGGGCAGGCCGGCCCTGCTTCGGTCCTGGTCTTGCTGGGCCTGGGTCTGGCTGTAGGCGTAGCGGCCGGGGGGTATCCCGCCCTGGTGCTGGCCTCTGCCGATCCGAAGCGCATGATGGTCGGCTCGGGAACCACGGGCGCCCGATCCCGCTTGCGCAATGCGCTTGTAGTGGCCCAGTTCGCTGTGGCAGTCGGCCTGATTGCGGGCGCGCTGGTGGTGGAGCGTCAGTTGGGCTTTATCCAGAACGCTGCCCTGGGTGTAGACCGCGAGCATCTTGTCGTGGTGCCCATGCGCAACGACGACATCCGGGAGCGATATGAAACGGTCCGGGAGGAGCTGATGCGCAGCCCGGCCATCGTGGACGTGACAGCCAGTCGCAGCAATCCCACGAATATCATCTCACAATCCGGGGCAACCGGCTGGGAGGGTGCAGAGGAGGGGCAGCGCATCGAGGTCTACAACTCGCCGGTGGCCCCCAATTTCACCGAGGTACTGGGTATTCGGGTTGTCGAGGGGCAGGCATTGAATGCGCCCGGCGTGCCACGAGCGGGCATGCTCATCAATGAGGAGATGAAGCGGCAGCTCGGTTGGGACGTGGCCGTCGGACGGAATTTTGAGTTTCAGGGCATGGAGCTGACGGTTGCCGGGGTCATGGAGGACTTCAACTTCCTTCCCTATCGCCAGCAGCTTGCTCCCCTCGCCGTGTACCAGAGCACGCGCTGGGTCAGTCAGTTCCTCATCCGTATTCAGGGCCAGCAGACCGAGGAGGCGCTGGCGCACATCGGCGAGGTCGTCTCCGCTTCTGCGCCGGAGTACCCATTCACCTACCGGTTCCTGGACGACGCGTATGACGCCATGTACCAGTCGGAGCGGCGCCTGGGTGATCTCTTCGCTGTCTTCACCCTGCTTGCGCTGGTGATCGCGTGTTTGGGTCTCGTCGGGCTGGCGTCATTTGCGGCCGCGCGCAGAAACAAAGAGATGAGCGTGCGCAAGGTGCTTGGGGCGAGCGCCCTGGGTATCGTAGCGCTGCTGTCGCGCGACTTCCTGGCGCTCATCGCGATCAGTCTCGGAATCGGACTGCCGGTTGCCTGGTACTTCGCCTCCGACTGGCTGGAGGGCTTTGCCTATCGCGCCCCTCTTGGTGTCGGTGTCTTCGCGCTGGCGGCGGTTGCCGTGCTGGTACTGGGCCTGGCGAGTGTGGCCTGGCAGAGTGTTCGGGTAGCGCGAAGCAACGCAGCGGAGATGTTGCGCACGGAATAG